The Thermoanaerobaculia bacterium DNA segment GCGCCAAGTTTCGTCGAGCTGGAGCGCCGCGCCGTCCTGCGAGCGATCGGCAAGACTCGTGACACGCCGCCCGGATTCGTTTTTCAGCAGCCTGCTCGGGGAGCGCCTGCGTCGGCCCGGGATGTTCGAGCGCTCGGATCATGAGACTGAGATTAGTGTGCTTGACAGGTCCCGGATCGGAGGCTACAGTCCGCCTCGTGACGAAATCCGCCTCGTCCTGCTGCTACTGGTACTGGAGCGACTCCCGGTAGGGCGAAGCTCGCCCTCCCGGAGAAATTCGGGCGGGGCGATCGACAACGCGAACTGATCGAAACCCCCGGCCGAACGGGGGTTTTGAATTTTGGAACGGATACTTCCCCTCCCCGCGATGATCGCCTCGCTGGCGCCGGCGAGCTTCGAGGACGCCCGGCGCCTCGCCGCGCTCGTTCCGCCCGAGGCGAACGCGATCGAATGGCGGCTGGACCTCGCGCCGGGGCGGATCTCCCCGCGCGCCCTCCTCGATCTCGATCCGCGATGCGCGATCGTGACGTACCGGACCGTGCGCGAGGGGGGACGTTTCGCCGGCACGCTCGACGATTACCGCCGCTCCGTCCAGTCGGCGTACGACGCGGGCGCGGTCGTCGACGTCGAGCTCGAGAGCGGGCTGCTGGGCGATTCGTCGTTCCTTCCGGAACGCCGGCGCGTCATCGGATCGCGCCACGGTCCCTCCCTCTCCGAAGGACGGCTCCGGGCGTGCCTCGCGCACGACGTCGCGGCGGTGAAGGTCGTGCTGACGGATCCCGATACGGTGGCCGAGGCGATCGGCTGCGTCGAGCGCGTCCGGCGGCTTTCCCGCGAGAAACCGGTCGCCTGCTTCGCGACGGGCGTCCGGGGCGCCGTGACCCGGGCGCTCGCGCCGCGATTCGGGAGCGCACTCACGTACGGGAGCGTCGACGGCCGGGACGCGACCGGCGCCGGTCAGATGCCGCTCGGCGATCTCTCCACGGTGTATCGAGCGCTCGACGCGGGTCCTCCGGAGAAGCTGTTCGCGGTTTACGGGGGCGACGTTTCGCGTTCGCTTTCCCCCCTCATTCACAACGAGCTCTTCCGAAGCCGCGGGCTCCCGTGGCTCTACGTGCCGGCATCCGCCTCGCGCCGCGGCGCTTCGCTGGAGAGCCCGATCGCGGCGGATCTCATCGCGCTCGACTCGCTGTCGAAAAACCTGGCCGGCGTCTCGGTCACGAATCCCTTCAAGGGGGATTTCGGCGTCGTCGCCGAGCCGGACGCGGAGGCCGCGCGGATGGGGGCGGCCAACACGCTCGTTCGCCGGAGGACCGAATGCCTCGAGCTCTCCGCGCACAACACCGACGTCCGGGCGGCGCGCGAGGCGCTCGAGCGGCTCGGGGGAGACCGGGTCGTCGTCGTCGGCACGGGAGGCGCGGCTCGGGCCGCGCTCGCCGCCGCGGCCGCGCTCGGCAGGGAGGCCGCGGTCGCCGGGCGGTCCGCGGCGAAAGCCGCGGCGCTCTCGGCGGAGCTCGGCGGAGAGGCGATCGCCTGGGGCGACCTCGTCGGGGCGATCGCCGACGTCTGGGTGAACGCGACCCCGCTCGGCTCGGAAGACAGTGATCCGCTGCCGTTTCCGGCCAACGCGCTCGGTCCGGATTCGGCGGCCGTCGATTTCGTGTACCGCCGCGGCGGGGAGACGCCGCTGGTCCGGGAGG contains these protein-coding regions:
- a CDS encoding type I 3-dehydroquinate dehydratase, which codes for MIASLAPASFEDARRLAALVPPEANAIEWRLDLAPGRISPRALLDLDPRCAIVTYRTVREGGRFAGTLDDYRRSVQSAYDAGAVVDVELESGLLGDSSFLPERRRVIGSRHGPSLSEGRLRACLAHDVAAVKVVLTDPDTVAEAIGCVERVRRLSREKPVACFATGVRGAVTRALAPRFGSALTYGSVDGRDATGAGQMPLGDLSTVYRALDAGPPEKLFAVYGGDVSRSLSPLIHNELFRSRGLPWLYVPASASRRGASLESPIAADLIALDSLSKNLAGVSVTNPFKGDFGVVAEPDAEAARMGAANTLVRRRTECLELSAHNTDVRAAREALERLGGDRVVVVGTGGAARAALAAAAALGREAAVAGRSAAKAAALSAELGGEAIAWGDLVGAIADVWVNATPLGSEDSDPLPFPANALGPDSAAVDFVYRRGGETPLVREALARGARVADGLELLARQAVGQAALFGVADATFEEIDAILRRGPEVRAKDDGPEGGTKPGRGPEVRAKDGRSGGRAKTGRLP